In Fusarium oxysporum Fo47 chromosome XI, complete sequence, the following are encoded in one genomic region:
- a CDS encoding glyoxal oxidase N-terminus-domain-containing protein, with the protein MSLLRFAALGAAFLHLSSSASVIVRRDLTPPETPRDGWTYLGCYVDSVSKRALDGPVHYDTEGLTAETCVAHCVGLGYAFAGMEYAQECFCGSKRPTTKAPEADCSMACTGDADQPCGAGDRLTVFGKSSAGGTAVPSGEPSETASATGTATATTGPVVTDLPDDWSYAGCYIDPPGRALSPFGTSSSQTPQKCIATCIENGFKIAGLEYAEECYCGNALNNAASKTKESDCNMACKGDDSQMCGAGNRLSLYSSGDFEVYPIPVAQEDDLPGDWEYKGCVFDNNNPYVLEWLYEDSGSYATSNMTVPTCLKRCQKFGYSAGGVEYGRQCVCGDLKAVEAKGDIWKDDSFCSMACPGNRNYTCGAGNHISYYEWTGTSLNTFHYASGPAAGRYDHFSTSPIIPLISSVGINDKVVFVEKHGTSDDDTEGSFEFDYSTNTYRELALKTDVFCSASFTLPDKAGRIINIGGWSAESVYGIRFFTPDSPQGVDNGTNVWEEDYTQLRLFDPRWYPTAIVLSNGSILAMGGESGSDAPIVPSAEVLPHPAGVTKSTYLDYLERAENIGRTNSYPHMAILPSGGIFFTQFNESRILSQVDFQSIKKLPDMPGQVDNPLTGRNYPLQGTMMVLPQKAPYTDPVEVLICGGTTHEPGNEALDNCVLMAPDTPDADWVIERMPSKRVMPNMVALPDGRYLILGGAQVGRGGFGLADNSNLNAVMYNPEEPLGQRMTVLANTTIARMYHSEAVLLSDGKILVSGSDPQDQGKHPQEKRIEYFWPDYLLSGAAQPNFTLTDRDWVYGESYTFTLTSDLEEGAANMRVSLMASVGATHGVSMGQRTLFPDVSCSGKTCTVTAPPDAFISPPSWYQMFVLDGPTPSHAIWVRIGGDPGELGNWPKLPGFTPPGV; encoded by the exons ATGTCACTCTTGCGTTTTGCTGCACTCGGTGCAGCGTTCCTTCACTTGTCCTCCTCCGCGAGTGTCATCGTCCGCAGGGATCTGACACCGCCTGAAACCCCCAGAGACGGCTGGACGTACCTGGGATGCTATGTTGACAGCGTCTCGAAGCGTGCGCTCGATGGGCCTGTACACTATGACACTGAGGGTCTGACCGCTGAGACGTGCGTGGCCCATTGTGTTGGCCTGGGCTACGCGTTCGCTGGCATGGAGTATGCCCAGGAGTGCT TCTGCGGTAGCAAGAGACCTACCACCAAGGCTCCCGAGGCCGATTGTAGCATGGCCTGCACTGGTGATGCCGATCAGCCTTGTGGAGCTGGTGACAGACTCACTGTCTTTGGCAAGTCTTCTGCCGGAGGTACCGCTGTGCCCTCCGGTGAACCATCCGAGACTGCTTCTGCCACTGGCACTGCAACCGCTACTACCGGCCCCGTCGTCACTGATCTTCCTGACGACTGGTCCTATGCCGGTTGCTACATTGACCCTCCCGGCCGTGCCCTTTCCCCATTCGGCACTTCATCTTCCCAGACACCTCAGAAATGTATCGCCACCTGCATTGAGAACGGCTTCAAGATCGCTGGTCTGGAATACGCTGAGGAGTGTTACTGCGGTAATGCCCTCAACAATGCTGcgtccaagaccaaggaatCGGACTGCAACATGGCCTGCAAGGGCGATGACAGCCAGATGTGCGGTGCTGGCAATCGTCTATCCCTCTACTCCAGCGGTGACTTTGAAGTGTACCCCATTCCCGTcgctcaagaagatgaccTCCCTGGCGATTGGGAGTATAAGGGCTGTGTCTttgacaacaacaacccGTATGTGCTCGAGTGGCTGTACGAAGACTCCGGCAGCTACGCCACCAGCAACATGACCGTCCCAACCTGTCTCAAGCGCTGCCAGAAGTTCGGCTACTCcgctggtggtgttgagtaCGGTCGCCAGTGCGTCTGTGGCGACCTGAAGGCAGTTGAGGCTAAAGGCGATATCTGGAAGGACGACAGCTTCTGCAGCATGGCCTGTCCCGGCAATCGCAACTACACGTGCGGCGCGGGCAATCACATCAGCTACTACGAGTGGACCGGCACGTCGCTCAACACGTTCCACTACGCTTCTGGACCTGCTGCGGGGAGGTATGATCACTTCTCCACTTCCCCCATCATCCCGCTCATCAGCTCTGTCGGCATCAACGACAAGGTTGTCTTTGTGGAGAAGCACGGTAcatctgatgatgatactGAGGGCTCGTTTGAGTTTGACTACTCTACCAACACCTACCGTGAACTTGCCCTCAAGACTGATGTCTTCTGCTCTGCTTCCTTCACTCTTCCAGATAAGGCTGGCCgtatcatcaacatcggTGGATGGTCTGCTGAGTCAGTCTACGGTATTCGCTTCTTCACTCCTGACTCACCTCAAGGAGTCGACAATGGCACCAATGTCTGGGAAGAGGACTACACACAACTGCGTCTCTTTGACCCGCGCTGGTACCCCACTGCCATTGTTCTTTCCAATGGTTCCATTCTTGCTATGGGTGGAGAGTCTGGTTCTGATGCTCCCATCGTTCCCTCCGCTGAGGTTCTGCCCCATCCTGCTGGTGTAACCAAGTCGACTTACCTTGACTACCTTGAGCGTGCTGAGAACATTGGTCGAACCAACTCGTATCCTCACATGGCCATCTTGCCTTCTGGTGGTATCTTCTTTACTCAGTTCAATGAGTCTCGTATCCTTTCACAGGTTGACTTTCAGTCTATCAAGAAGCTGCCTGATATGCCTGGTCAGGTTGACAACCCCTTGACTGGTCGTAACTATCCTCTTCAGGGTACTATGATGGTTCTGCCTCAGAAGGCTCCTTATACCGACCCTGTCGAGGTTCTCATTTGCGGCGGTACTACTCACGAGCCTGGCAATGAGGCTCTTGACAACTGTGTCCTTATGGCTCCTGATACCCCTGATGCTGACTGGGTCATCGAGCGCATG CCCTCCAAGCGTGTCATGCCCAACATGGTCGCCCTCCCTGACGGTCGCTACCTCATCCTCGGCGGCGCACAAGTCGGTCGTGGTGGTTTCGGTCTCGCTGACAATTCGAACCTCAACGCGGTCATGTACAACCCCGAGGAGCCTCTCGGTCAGCGCATGACCGTCCttgccaacaccaccatCGCCCGCATGTACCATTCCGAAGCTGTACTCCTCAGCGACGGAAAGATTCTCGTCTCTGGTTCTGACCCTCAGGATCAGGGCAAGCATCCTCAGGAGAAGCGTATCGAGTACTTTTGGCCCGATTATCTGCTTTCTGGTGCTGCTCAGCCCAACTTCACCCTCACAGACCGTGATTGGGTCTATGGTGAGAGCTACACTTTCACTCTCACCTCTGATCTGGAGGAGGGTGCGGCCAACATGCGTGTCTCTCTCATGGCCTCTGTTGGTGCTACTCACGGTGTCAGCATGGGTCAGCGCACCCTGTTCCCTGATGTCTCTTGCAGTGGCAAGACATGCACCGTGACAGCTCCTCCCGATGCCTTCATCagccctccttcttggtaCCAGATGTTTGTGCTCGATGGACCTACTCCCTCGCACGCCATTTGGGTCCGAATTGGCGGTGATCCCGGCGAGCTTGGTAACTGGCCCAAGCTTCCTGGCTTCACTCCCCCAGGTGTTTAG
- a CDS encoding concanavalin A-like lectin/glucanase domain-containing protein, with product MEGSRTATTAEDSSSQRVNPFATPGAESTENPFATPVAATPIAESVASRRLTQGNASSYDITGPRRRFKSSRLQGEFEKPWLEDKKKQWNWDSTIFYTCIFIGLGIGGYLCWKETTGVPNHEYCLVMDDTFQNLNNWNHEVQMNGFGNGAFDWTTDDEANSYVDAQGLHIVPTMTLESTDITRDQLLNGFTVNMTTNSKTWGKCTAKDIKKSNDRWPCAARSNATLGQIINPVRSARLNTKGKKTIKYGRVEVTARMPKGDWMWPAIWMMPQDDVYGEWPKSGEIDIAESRGNDARKYPMGNNLVSSALHWGTATENDRWRRAYGEWGGKRVIYSEDFHVYGLEWSEKYLFTWLDGRLRQVQFFDFTKNKNLWSYGEFAGESINGSIPVDPWSSTGRKNTPFDESFYLILNVAVGGTNGWFPDAIGDKPWADSSETPMRDFWKANDTWLPTWGPVKDRGMIVKSVRMWQEGAC from the exons ATGGAAGGCTCGAGGACTGCTACGACCGCTGAGGACTCTTCGTCTCAGCGGGTTAATCCGTTTGCGACGCCTGGAGCTGAGTCTACTGAGAATCCGTTTGCGACACCAGTTGCTGCGACGCCTATTGCGGAATCTGTTGCTTCGCGTCGGTTGACGCAGGGAAATGCATCTTCTTATGATA TCACTGGACCGCGTCGGCGCTTCAAGAGCAGTCGTCTTCAGGGCGAGTTTGAGAAGCCTTGGTTagaggataagaagaagcagtGGAATTGGGACAGCACCATTTTCTACACATGCATTTTCATCGGTCTCG GAATTGGTGGTTATCTCTGCTGGAAAGAGACCACCGGCGTCCCCAATCATGAA TACTGTCTCGTCATGGACGACACCTTCCAGAACCTCAACAACTGGAATCATGAAGTTCAAATGAACGGCTTCGG AAACGGCGCCTTTGACTGGACAACCGACGATGAGGCAAACTCATACGTCGACGCTCAAGGCCTTCACATCGTCCCAACAATGACGCTCGAAAGCACAGACATAACGCGCGACCAGCTCCTCAACGGCTTCACCGTCAACATGACCACCAACAGCAAAACCTGGGGGAAATGCACCGCCAAAGACATCAAGAAGTCCAACGACCGCTGGCCCTGCGCAGCACGCAGCAACGCCACTCTAGGTCAAATCATCAACCCTGTGCGCTCAGCGCGTCTCAACACAAAGGGCAAAAAGACAATCAAGTATGGTCGCGTCGAAGTCACAGCGCGTATGCCAAAGGGCGATTGGATGTGGCCTGCCATCTGGATGATGCCGCAGGATGATGTCTACGGCGAGTGGCCCAAGTCAGGTGAGATTGACATTGCGGAGAGTAGAGGCAATGACGCGAGGAAGTATCCCATGGGGAATAATCTTGTGTCGTCGGCGCTGCATTGGGGTACGGCTACGGAGAATGATCGCTGGAGGAGAGCGTATGGTGAATGGGGAGGCAAGAGGGTCATTTACTCCGAGGACTTTCACGTTTACGGTCTTGAGTGGAGTGAGAAGTATCTCTTTACTTGGCTTGATGGACGTTTGAGA CAAGTGCAATTCTTTGACttcaccaagaacaagaatctCTGGTCCTACGGTGAATTCGCCGGCGAGTCCATTAACGGCTCCATCCCCGTTGACCCATGGAGCAGCACCGGTCGTAAAAACACTCCTTTCGACGAGTCCTTctatctcatcctcaacgtCGCAGTCGGCGGTACCAACGGCTGGTTCCC AGATGCAATCGGTGATAAGCCCTGGGCTGATAGCAGTGAGACCCCTATGCGTGACTTTTGGAAGGCAAATGATACCTGGCTTCCGACCTGGGGACCCGTCAAGGATCGCGGTATGATTGTTAAATCGGTCAGGATGTGGCAGGAGGGAGCATGCTGA
- a CDS encoding glycosyl transferase family group 2-domain-containing protein, whose translation MTSEKSQMASEKSGSRFIESGVLQPPSPTIDAATLKRLEAGDHGAIKTSEYPTRKSPPSRSAHSSYSGTPAAMQIPDAAAADLPVVARYIARRATLLGWFDEPAATAITSGWSSTCIALKKPDGTYIYNPDDPSPDLVAAVNRLNESAIVSMASEVTNSVLDSIKPGQASLVNEDTGARIPIIPSLADVHETLVHLTSSCIVVQERCVLIWAHEARTVLTVAHNVEKQMLGFIVGPNMPRGLLAQTEEQSVNGMPTPVRGAIDERNEVYQAAIKVEEGGEGDEDVEGQELKRPTLLVHSFRIGIVIMLVILTQSVGVSRLIRQWSWDGDYKRFILCVVIPPLCVLSLFFFIVVVSSVFQLLLPAGICLRNSKFHSAIKPNPKRYRDYQLPHITVQMPVYKEGLRGVIVPTMVSVMAAIQHYENQGGTASVYINDDGMQCIQPELAAARKQYYRENGIGYCARLPNKKSPKSKSFFSWFKRSPPVDPEVDNQDESEVSPQGRANELGFVRKGKFKKASNMNYCLAFSNRVEDEMLRLTELECESRGCAYEDLSAEDDDRLYEQALQNMVDADEGKTWAEGNIRMGEIILLIDCDTRVPIDCLLYGALEMYESPEVAILQHGSGVMQVAHNIFENGITYFTDIVYTAIKYGVGTGDVAPFVGHNAFLRWKAIQSVAFVDPSDKVTKWWSDSHVSEDFDISLRVQMAGMEGVSLTVYDELNRWEKYAYGCNELVFHPFYKWPYKGPVTRLFLRFLWSNMPVTSKVSILAYIFTYYAIAAGMLLTLVNYILVGLFFQDLDQFYTPSWGIWVSLLVVFNGVASIATSMTRHRLKEKSFWVAILEACKWLPFLLLFFGGISINCAKALLCHAFSVNIEWASTSKELGPTGIYIGLNKMMHRFKWTFLICIVIAAGMMYMAFGAPWGWTIAPGKFSAGTYAIVPLAVQVSCAFALPLFLGLT comes from the exons ATGACTTCCGAAAAGTCGCAAATGGCTTCAGAAAAGTCTGGCTCTCGCTTCATAGAGTCTGGTGTTCTCCAACCGCCGAGTCCTACCATTGACGCTGCTACGCTCAAGAGACTTGAGGCTGGCGATCATGGCGCGATCAAGACGTCGGAGTATCCTACGAGAAAGAGTCCCCCGTCGAGATCCGCTCACAGCTCATATTCGGGTACGCCTGCTGCAATGCAGATTCCCGACGCCGCGGCTGCGGATCTGCCTGTT GTCGCGAGGTATATTGCCCGTCGCGCAACGCTCCTAGGATGGTTCGATGAACCTGCTGCTACTGCCATCACAAGCGGCTGGTCGTCAACATGCATTGCCCTCAAGAAGCCAGATGGCACATACATCTACAACCCAGATGACCCCAGCCCAGATTTGGTCGCTGCTGTCAACCGCCTCAATGAGAGTGCTATTGTGTCGATGGCCTCTGAGGTCACCAACTCAGTGcttgacagcatcaagcCTGGGCAAGCGAGTCTGGTGAATGAAGACACTGGCGCTCGCATCCCCATCATTCCCAGTCTTGCAGATGTTCATGAGACACTTGTGCATTTGACAAGTTCTTGCATCGTTGTCCAAGAACGATGTGTACTTATTTGGGCTCACGAGGCGAGGACTGTTCTCACAGTAGCTCacaatgttgagaagcagatGCTGGGTTTC ATCGTTGGCCCCAATATGCCTCGTGGTCTTCTCGCCCAAACAGAAGAGCAGTCCGTCAATGGCATGCCAACACCCGTTCGCGGTGCCATTGATGAGAGAAATGAGGTCTACCAAGCCGCCATCAAGGTGGAGGAGGGCggtgaaggagatgaagacgTTGAAGGCCAGGAGCTCAAGCGTCCGACTCTTCTTGTTCACTCGTTCCGAATTGGCATTGTTATCATGCTGGTGATTCTCACGCAGAGCGTGGGTGTTTCAAGA TTGATCCGACAATGGTCCTGGGATGGTGATTACAAGCGCTTCATTCTCTGCGTTGTCATTCCGCCTCTGTGCGTTCTGTCATTG ttcttcttcatcgttgTCGTCAGTAGCGTCTTCCAACTACTTCTACCAGCTGGAATCTGTCTGAGGAACTCAAAATTCCATTCTG CCATCAAGCCCAACCCCAAGCGCTACCGAGACTACCAACTTCCTCACATCACCGTTCAAATGCCTGTCTACAAGGAAGGTCTCCGAGG TGTCATCGTCCCAACAATGGTCTCAGTAATGGCCGCAATCCAACACTACGAGAACCAAGGCGGCACCGCCTCAGTCTACATCAACGACGACGGCATGCAATGCATCCAACCCGAGCTCGCCGCCGCCCGCAAGCAATACTACCGCGAAAACGGCATCGGCTACTGCGCCCGTCTGCCCAACAAGAAATCCCCCAAGTccaagtccttcttctcctggtTCAAGCGCTCACCCCCCGTTGACCCTGAAGTCGACAACCAAGACGAATCAGAAGTCAGTCCTCAAGGTCGCGCGAACGAACTTGGTTTTGTGCGCAAAGGCAAGTTCAAAAAGGCCAGTAACATGAACTACTGTCTTGCTTTCTCGAATAgagttgaggatgagatgtTGAGACTTACGGAGCTTGAGTGTGAGAGCAGGGGGTGTGCGTATGAGGATTTGAGTGCGGAGGATGATGATCGGTTGTATGAGCAGGCGTTGCAGAATAtggttgatgctgatgagggTAAGACTTGGGCCGAGGGGAATATCCGCATGGGTGAgatcatcctcctcatcgacTGCGACACCCGTGTCCCTATCGATTGTCTCCTCTACGGCGCTCTCGAGATGTATGAGTCTCCCGAAGTCGCTATTCTCCAGCACGGCTCAGGCGTCATGCAAGTTGCGCATAACATCTTTGAGAACGGCATCACATACTTCACCGACATTGTGTACACAGCCATCAAGTATGGTGTTGGCACTGGCGATGTCGCGCCGTTCGTGGGTCACAATGCGTTTTTGAGATGGAAGGCTATCCAGAGTGTTGCGTTTGTCGATCCCTCTGATAAGGTCACTAAGTGGTGGTCTGACTCGCATGTCTCTGAGGATTTTGATATCAGTTTGAGAGTGCAGATGGCTGGTATG GAGGGTGTGTCGTTGACGGTTTATGATGAGTTGAACAGATGGGAGAAGTACGCTTATGGATGCAACGAGCTTGTCTTCCATCCTTT TTACAAGTGGCCCTATAAGGGTCCCGTTACTCGACTCTTCCTCCGTTTCCTGTGGAGTAACATGCCAGTTACCAGCAAGGTCTCCATTCTGGCCTACATCTTCACCT ACTACGCCATCGCTGCTGGTATGCTTCTCACTCTGGTCAACTACATCCTCGTCGGTCTCTTCTTCCAAGATCTCGACCAATTCTACACTCCATCGTGGGGTATCTGGGTCTCCctcctcgtcgtcttcaACGGCGTCGCCTCCATCGCCACCAGCATGACCCGTCACCGCCTTAAGGAAAAGTCCTTCTGGGTTGCCATCCTCGAAGCTTGCAAGTGGCTTcccttccttcttctcttctttggtggTATTAGTATCAACTGTGCCAAGGCTCTTCTCTGCCACGCCTTTTCCGTCAACATTGAGTGGGCGTCGACGTCAAAGGAGCTGGGTCCTACTGGTATCTACATCGGATTGAACAAGATGATGCACAGATTCAAGTGGACTTTCCTTATCTGCATTGTTATTGCAGCTGGTATGATGTACATGGCCTTTGGGGCACCTTGGGGTTGGACTATTGCTCCGGGCAAGTTCTCTGCTGGCACATATGCCATTGTGCCTTTGGCTGTGCAGGTTTCCTGCGCGTTTGCTCTGCCGCTATTCCTCGGCTTGACTTAA